A genome region from Choloepus didactylus isolate mChoDid1 chromosome 12, mChoDid1.pri, whole genome shotgun sequence includes the following:
- the GJB2 gene encoding gap junction beta-2 protein has protein sequence MDWGTLQSILGGVNKYSTSIGKIWLTVLFIFRIMILVVAAKEVWGDEQADFICNTLQPGCKNVCYDHYFPISHIRLWALQLIFVSTPALLVAMHVAYQRHEKKRKFIKGEIKSEFKDLEEVKNQKVRIEGSLWWTYTSSIFFRVIFEAAFMYVFYIMYDGFAMQRLVKCSAWPCPNTVDCFVSRPTEKTVFTVFMIAVSGICILLNVTELCYLIIRYCSGKSRKPV, from the coding sequence ATGGATTGGGGCACACTTCAGAGTATTTTGGGGGGTGTCAACAAATACTCCACCAGTATTGGAAAGATCTGGCTCACCGTCCTCTTCATTTTTCGCATTATGATTCTTGTCGTGGCCGCAAAGGAAGTTTGGGGAGATGAGCAAGCCGATTTCATCTGCAACACTCTCCAGCCTGGATGCAAAAATGTGTGCTACGATCACTACTTCCCCATCTCTCACATCCGACTTTGGGCTCTTCAGCTGATCTTTGTGTCCACACCGGCTCTCTTGGTGGCCATGCATGTGGCTTACCAAAGacatgagaagaaaaggaagttcATCAAGGGAGAGATAAAGAGTGAATTTAAGGACCTAGAAGAGGTCAAAAACCAAAAGGTCCGCATCGAAGGGTCGCTGTGGTGGACCTACACGAGTAGCATCTTCTTCCGGGTCATCTTTGAGGCTGCCTTCATGTATGTCTTCTACATCATGTACGACGGCTTTGCCATGCAGCGTCTGGTGAAATGCAGTGCATGGCCTTGTCCCAACACGGTGGACTGCTTCGTTTCCAGGCCCACGGAAAAGACTGTGTTTACAGTTTTCATGATTGCTGTGTCTGGAATTTGCATACTGCTAAATGTCACTGAGTTGTGTTATTTGATAATTAGATATTGTTCTGGAAAGTCAAGAAAACCAGTTTAA